A window from Cryptomeria japonica chromosome 1, Sugi_1.0, whole genome shotgun sequence encodes these proteins:
- the LOC131062524 gene encoding uncharacterized protein LOC131062524: MGLIRSGVKVSRNSSHSQTQSSSSTDDELHLKENHPYQDDSGADSDTTDESDVAEVGAELCMVGDQTCSVPYELFDLPDLKQILSLDTWNNVLTEEERYNLTAYLPDMDQQSFNLTLKQLLGGEVLHFNSSMTELFNRLKGGLCSPKVAQYREGLLYLQRKEHYHSLRKYHNNMVSTCLEMCKVWKNCSSGAGVEDRIRIWNSLKSQKKISQADPQALIAYTKQGEASRKGKSGKPPTQTNKKAKPSQSQGLTDTVYPSNQGNIVTTTKADGKGVLKVKAPSKSTFPSESNTVKLESKDTLKLEKRTPKGVLKIVSKPPVRHEQAPFQDTHGYEAQIRPSLHSQAMSGWDGDSYVGETSFGLSKSKDRKRKNDFESESAVAQQPFDYYSNAGTGKNVSGYDKKMKKVKEQPIHNNISTQMPVWYGHDARNFEEDDNLTGGKRFMKDLTDNRRYMQEGSMLNEDIPYTEQRWRHMDKQNREYQRSPVGHYADVGDWKTPNYHQPFPFERQMNYTNRELDLEGPGNFHGEQNLIPKTMERSKKKRKEVRQSFEDPFRLNEQNFAEDHRDKHDYLKEQSNFVGNRRQLLDAGGLLDDTKWSDQSRFMNEQKRRKKSQIGDSSLDLERNFEEPLAFEGTQHSKKTKRKKDQGKGESTDFFVPHQPVRAEYDVKAVDGQNKVGPVKIKFKNRKDDAKIPHFLTEGNGPQDHVQSSLYSEEDVERRA; this comes from the coding sequence ATGGGCCTTATTAGGAGCGGTGTGAAAGTTTCTAGGAATAGCAGCCATTCGCAAACTCAGTCCAGCTCATCCACTGATGATGAGCTTCATTTGAAAGAAAACCATCCATATCAAGATGATTCTGGGGCTGACTCAGATACTACAGATGAATCAGATGTTGCAGAAGTAGGAGCTGAGTTATGTATGGTTGGAGACCAGACATGTTCAGTACCCTACGAACTTTTTGACTTGCCTGACCTAAAGCAGATATTATCTTTGGATACATGGAATAATGTCTTGACGGAGGAGGAGAGGTACAATCTTACAGCCTATCTTCCTGATATGGATCAGCAATCGTTCAATCTAACATTAAAGCaacttcttggaggagaagtatTACATTTTAATAGTTCcatgactgaactattcaatagaTTGAAAGGTGGGTTATGCTCGCCCAAAGTGGCTCAGTACAGAGAAGGATTGCTTTATTTGCAGAGGAAAGAGCATTATCATTCATTGAGGAAATATCACAATAATATGGTAAGCACTTGCCTGGAAATGTGCAAGGTTTGGAAAAATTGTTCTTCAGGTGCAGGGGTGGAAGATAGGATTCGAATATGGAACTCTTTGAAAAGTCAAAAGAAAATTTCACAAGCAGATCCTCAGGCCCTTATTGCATATACAAAGCAAGGTGAAGCCTCAAGAAAGGGAAAATCTGGAAAACCGCCTACACAAACAAACAAAAAGGCTAAACCTTCTCAATCTCAAGGATTAACTGACACTGTCTACCCTTCTAATCAAGGAAATATTGTAACCACCACAAAAGCAGATGGCAAAGGAGTTCTGAAAGTGAAGGCACCCAGTAAGAGTACATTTCCATCTGAAAGCAACACTGTAAAGCTAGAGTCCAAGGATACTCTGAAATTAGAAAAGCGAACACCAAAGGGTGTTCTAAAAATAGTTTCAAAGCCTCCAGTAAGGCATGAACAGGCTCCTTTTCAGGACACGCACGGCTATGAAGCACAAATTAGACCATCACTTCATTCTCAAGCTATGTCTGGATGGGATGGTGATAGTTATGTTGGAGAGACTTCTTTTGGTCTATCTAAGAGTAAAGATAGGAAAAGAAAGAATGATTTTGAATCAGAGTCTGCGGTAGCACAACAGCCTTTTGATTACTACAGTAATGCAGGGACGGGGAAAAATGTGTCAGGATATgacaaaaagatgaagaaagttAAGGAACAACCTATACATAATAATATCAGTACACAAATGCCTGTTTGGTACGGGCATGATGCCCGGAATTTTGAGGAAGATGACAATCTTACAGGTGGAAAGAGATTCATGAAAGATTTGACAGATAATAGGAGATACATGCAGGAGGGGAGCATGCTAAATGAAGATATTCCATATACAGAACAACGCTGGAgacatatggataaacaaaatagGGAGTATCAGAGAAGCCCCGTAGGACACTATGCTGATGTAGGAGATTGGAAGACTCCAAATTATCATCAGCCGTTTCCATTTGAGCGGCAAATGAATTATACCAATAGAGAGCTAGATCTTGAAGGTCCGGGAAATTTTCATGGGGAGCAAAATCTTATCCCCAAAACTATGGAAAGATCTAAGAAAAAGCGTAAGGAGGTAAGACAATCTTTTGAAGATCCATTCAGACTTAATGAACAAAACTTTGCCGAAGACCATAGGGATAAACACGACTATCTAAAGGAGCAGTCAAATTTTGTAGGGAACAGGAGACAGCTACTAGATGCTGGTGGGTTATTGGATGACACAAAATGGTCTGATCAAAGTAGATTTATGAATGaacaaaaaagaaggaaaaagagtCAAATAGGTGATTCCAGTCTTGATTTAGAAAGGAATTTTGAAGAACCACTGGCCTTTGAAGGCACGCAACATTCAAAAAAGACTAAAAGAAAAAAGGACCAGGGAAAAGGTGAATCAACAGATTTCTTCGTGCCCCACCAGCCGGTGAGAGCTGAATATGATGTGAAAGCTGTTGATGGCCAGAATAAGGTTGGGCCAGTGAAAATCAAATTTAAGAATAGGAAGGACGATGCTAAAATTCCTCATTTTTTGACAGAGGGAAATGGGCCTCAAGATCATGTCCAGTCTAGTTTGTATTCAGAGGAGGATGTAGAGAGAAGAGCATAG